CTCCCTTCTTTGGGTGACCTAGGGGTCTTCCAAAAGTCACTTCATTAATATAACAAACAAAACCTTCATTGCTCTcaacaggaaattccaagggtttaagAACTATGGTGAATAAgatcaaatatatttatatttttattataaatcacaatattaaAGTTCATAAATTTACTGCAGGATAGTAACAGAACATGGGCATTTAAACGATATGTTATCAACAAAAAAATGAGCCTAAACTGAgcttctcaaagaaaaaaatgtttaaaatccaTCAAATAAAATGAGTGTTTCTGAAAATGAAGATCTTTACTGAGGACTTTCAACTACAGAACAATTTCTGTTGCTCTGAACCTAATTCTAACCAACAAGGAGATGTGGAAATTTTGGGATTTGGGGAGAAAAGTGACCACCTAATGTTAGAGTTCAAGATAGTGGAGGACAAGAAGATGAGTCAACATCAGATCCCTGGCCTTGACTTCAGGAAGGCAGAAGAGGCTAGGAGAAAAGAGAGCAGACAGGCAGAAGAGTCCATTGACTGCATTTCCAAATGCAAAGGCACATTCTTAAGAGGATTCCTTTgtttaattaacaaatatttacagaacatCCAGCTATGAGCTGTATTTATAAAGATGGAGTCCCTCTCTGAGGATGCTCCTAGTCTAGGGGGAAGACAGACATTGAGAGCCCTCTGGAGATGGTGGGGAGGTGCTACACTAACTAGCAGAACTTGTTCTCCCCTCAGGAGCTCTGCCCTCTTTGCTGAAATCCTACAGGGGTCCTCTGCATATCTTTGGCCTCCCTTCCTTATACTGCTCATCTACCCATAGTCTCTATCCTATTTCCCTGTTGTACATTTGTCACAGCACATACtattacatgaaaatatgtttggTTCTATCTAAAGCTTACAGTAAACACCATGAAAGAGCGATCTTGTCTATTTTATTCAAGACTGCTTACTCTGACTAGAAGAGTACCTGGCAaattaatatattcattcattcattcaacatatatttaaagCATCTACTAGTGCCAGGCACTGACCTAGGTGCTTGGGGACAGATCAGGGAGCAAAACTTTCCTTCCCTCATGGAGCGACTTTCAAGTTGAATAATGACAACAGTGAATATTCCTTGAGTGCCTTCGATGgataatcttcacaacaactctACGAGATAGgcatgattataatttttatattacagGTGAGAAacccaggctcagagaggtcaagcaaCTTGCTCAAGGCTGAGTAAGTGATAAGAGTTCTAGAAGCAGGGATTCTGGTTCTAGAGCTCAGTGTCTTATCTATTCTGCTGGAATGCCTCTTGCTTACATATACACAGCAGTGtgcaataaatattgttaaaaaatggcTGGAAGCCTACATGGAACAAAGAAGGACAAGGACATCattgtggggagaggggagaggggcatcAAGGAGCTTCACACAGAAAGTGATACTGGCTGATCCTTGAAGGCTGAGAGTTCGAAGGGTGGAAAGATAAGTGAGGGTGAGGGTGTGACTGCTAACAACAGCAAATAGCCAACAATTATTGTGGCTGGACTATAAAGGGGGtgagattttattttacatttcagaTTCTCTACATTATCTTTTTattaaacagaattttaaaattcccTCTTCCAGTTACTCATGACTTCAGAGACTTCAATAAGATCTAATGTCActaaattcatgataaaaatttcaaGAGTTGAGATTATTAGCTCATTACCTTTCAGACAGATTTTCAAGAAGATTACTTTGCCTCTTACGGAGGTACAGAGAACAAGCAGACCGAGATCTCTTCCCAGAGGCAGGTAAGTGGTGAtctcagaaaagaaaggaagatcgGGAGCATCTCCAGGGCTCCAGAAAGAGCCCTCTGGGAGGTGAGTTTGCAGCCTGTGTGGATATTTCTTAACCAGCAAGACAGAACTGTTTTGTGCATTCCTGGCTGAACAGGAACTAACACAGTACTGACATGTGCTACATGCTCAATAAATCTACATTTACTGTagataacatttattaaatgggaCCGACAGTGATGCCCCCTTCCTCTCCATCGCTGAGGAAGCATAACTCAAGCTTCTTCTGAGGTGGAAATGAAGGAACCTAGAAAATGCATTTCCTATTCTTTGCAAAGCCTAGGTACAAAATGGCACAGAAGAAGTAAATGACACTCTGTCCAGTTTGCTTCTGTAATTGTCATCCAGGGGTCAGGAGAATATATTAGGAGACCTGGTTTTAGCCAATTTGTCTCTGCTGTGGAAAAGTACTCTGGTGGACCTCATGTTCTCTCTGGCATTCTCCTACAACCAGTCCCAAGCACTAGACCCCATGTCTCTAAATTTAGGCTGGGAAGAAAAGGCTAATTTATGTCAAGGTGTCAAGTTTTAGATGctatttcttttaagattttcccaAACATAAAGAAAAACCAGGTCCATACTCTCATGGGGTTTACAGTCTGGAGAGATGCTGAGGAGTCGAGGGTACATGGTAATGAGGTCACAACAAGTTCTGTATGACTTTGAGTCTCAATATTTTATATTGTTCTATGTGAGTGTTTAGAGATGTAAATAGcaggagagaaagataaaagcCAGGTACAGAGTTGAATAGACAACAAACCTAATCACTAAGCTAATCTGCTGTGATAAAGTACCAGTGATTTGGAAGGACTATAGAGAAAAACTCCCCTTGGAATGTTCATAAGAAAATCTCAGTACTTGGAATGAATTCTTAAACTATGCACATTTCTCTTTTCATGATATGACTGATTAAGTTTAGATCCAAAGGAACAAATGACTGTTTCTGTTGGAGAAGTATGTAGATTATTTTGGGTTGTGATTTTCTAAGTTTAAGGTGTTAATAATATAGCTGACAGAAAGTTACATGTGTCAGccccttccctgtctctgaccTGCAGATGAGGGAAGAGACGGGATGAGTCGccgaagacctgaaaggaccagccaggggactcaaggcgtgacagcgcaagagtggtgctgagagggcacctctcatatttattgattaaatggttgttaacaacaataagattctgtatagggaactccatgcacaatcattaatcaagttcaactctcaacagtttccaaccttctgaaacataacgaacaagttctcatggtgaacaagttcttacataggaAACAATTCAAGAGCACTcgtatcacagaaactgtttctgtcttgactactgtttctgtcttgactacgaatcatgaactataaacaatcaaggcAAATGTGATTatacatatgatttttatactttagatTTTTGTACTTTATATATGAAGTCCCACATACATGATTTAAGGCATTCAATAATGAGCTCTGAAATGAGTGACTTATTAGTGTAGGGACCTGTGGGAAAAGTTCTTAAAAAAGAATGATTTGGAAAGTTTGGAGAGTTTCAGTTGTGTTAACGATGCAACTTCTGTCCTATCAGAAGAATTGCTTCCCTCCCTTTTCCTACCTTGGCTGGGACCAAGAAAGGGACTGCCAAGCTTGGACTTCCTCGCCGGGGGCGCACAGTTCTTTCCCTTGAAACAACTGGCTATGGAAAATGTTATTTCAGACATTACAGTTAAAATCTTTTTTTGGCAAGCCCGGAtcttcttttcccctttcctttatGGCGAGCTTGGACTTGTTTGGGATGAAATAAACGATCAAACATAAGCTCAAAGGCATTCCTGCCGAACAATGCCCTGGGGACCAATTACACAAAaaagaacaagagagaaaaaatggcCATAAGGTTCACAACATGAACTACATCAtaaaagcattcttcaaagagtttgtattttattttctgcccCAAAATAGTTTGATTAGTATGAGATTCTGTAATTTCCAGTAGGTGAATTATCTTCcttaataaaatcagaaatccATGAAAACCAGATTTCAAAATTCTTATACTCTAGCCAATTAAACGTGGGCCAAACAACTTCTCTCTGAAAATCCTTACTTTTGTATTTCAAAACTCCTTCCGCCTATCTCTTGATCGCACCTCTGTGCACCCAAGCCAAGAAAGAACGACGAGGAAATGCATCTCTGGGCTCCCCAGTGTGTACGGGCAGCTCTAGGGAATCAACTTGCCAGCTGTTGGCAGGGGTTGGGTAAGCTCTGGGATGAGGGTATCAGGACATCTTTTCTAGAAATACTCTCGCCCTGTTTGTCCTCAGTTTCTTGGCGCGCGCACCAAACTCTCAAAATAAAGCCACcccagagggagaaggggaggtggCGCCCGTCCCTCCCGGCATCCCCACGGCCGCGGCAGCCCCCGGCCTCCGTCGCCCCGCGGGGCGCGTCGGGCGGGGGCGGCGGAGAGCGCTCGTGCCCACCTTGCTCGCAGGTGCCCTTGCTGACCTGCGTGACGGGCTCCTCGCCGCGGCCCTCGACCTGCAGGCTGGCGGCGCGCAGCTGGCAGCCGCTGGGGTAGGTGACGCCGTCGCTGCCGCACACCGGGTAGCGGCTCTTGCACACGCACACGCCGCTCGCCCCCGGGCCGCCGGCCGCTGCCCCGGCTTTGCCCTTCCGCCTCTTGCGGCTCTTCACGCACTCCATGCCCGGCGCGCAGTGCCCCCTGCCGGCGCCGCCGCCCCCGCACGGCTCTCCCTCGCCGCGGGCGCACACCGGGCAGCAGCCGCACGCGTCGCGCGTCTCGCCCAGAGGGCAGCCCCGCGGGGGCAGGGGCGGGCAGGCGGCCGGCTCGCAGGGGCCGCAGGCGTccgaagaggaggaagaggagaggggcaGGACCAAGAGCAGCAGCGCGGCGGCTCCGAGGAGCAGGGCGCGCGGCGGCGGCCGCTCCATGGCGggacgcggcggcggcggcgggggcgcgaGTGAGCCGGCGCCCGGCGGCCCGCGCTTAAAGGACGCCGCCCCGCCCGGCCGGGCCGCGGGCACCACCCCCGGGGCGGCGAGAGCGAGGCCGCCCCGCCCGGCCGCCCCAGGGGCCCGCGGGCTCCGGCGCTGTCCTGCCGGCGGGCCGGGGTGCCGGGCTGTGGGCTCCCGCTCGGCCTCTGCCCGGCCCTCGGGGGTCGCCCTCTGCGGGCGCGGCCTCCTCGCCGGGTTCTTGTCCTTCCGCAGCGCGGACTCCTGCGCTTGACCACCGCCACCCACGCCACCAAACGCCCCAGTGCTCATTCTATCACGTCACGGCTTCCGTGGGCCCGGGAAACTCGAGGAAGCTCTTTTAGGAACAACGCCTATTAAAGTCCCACCTGGGGCTTGGCGTCCCCGTTGGCCCCCCGCCTCTGGTGGCCGTGGGAGCCAGGCAACCACTCCGCTTTGGAACTTCGTTAACTGCTCCTGTGTTTCCTTACGGCAAGTCAAGTTTTAAGTGCTAGTACTGAATCCATGGGAGAGCTGTTTCATTGTCTTAAATTTATACAAAATTGTGTGGGGCCTGCATCAGACCTCCCTGGAAAACAGAGCACAGCTGGGGTTGCCACCCTAAAGCACCCCGTTTTCATCAGTAATCCCCTGTGGTTTTTTTATATAAACGACTGACAATTCCTCTCAGTCTTTCTGTAAAGTGCTCTGCAAACTCAATTTCAAAGCCTCCTTTTCCCAGGATATTGGCCCTCCAAATCCCTCCTATCCAGACATTGAAGTTGTTTCCGTTTTTATTGAACACACGATGCTAAAGTGTGCATTTTCTGTATGTCACATTTTAGAGCAATTCTTTTTTCTTGGCGTAAATCCAGCGCTTTATAGGATTGCTAACTCCAAGTATGTGGTTCACAATGCCACCAGCAATATATAGACTCGCCAGAGTCTTCCTAGGGTCAATGTTGTGaacttttttgaaaattaaataatccCTAAATTCAGGGAATAAAAAAACTAAGCACCCTCCTATCCAGAAAACCCAGTACTGCTTTCTGGCCTCTCTTTAGCATATTTTAGAAAAGGggcacttttttttaaaaaataaaaggtcatCAGTTGACAATTGTTTGTAAAATGATGAAGTTTTTAGAGTTTTCCTAAATACTTTTGCCATTGTCTCACAGTAAGAAATAGAGTTTACATGACCCAGTAAACagtccctgtcttgccaatgggtctcagccccagacaagttcactatggattcaatgagaccgaaaaatgacaatggaacatttttggggtgaaagggtttatacccaactttattcccgcaGTGGCAGGTCCATCACTGGAATCCCATCCCCTCagaatgagtctgcatgcagcaagccggtctctgcctctgggcctctctgcccctgcagcagtctcagtctctgccctctgcactgccaccactccagcctctgctctcctgcagccgtgcgactgtgccaccgtgtcacccagagcactgggcagacctCTTTgtacagagtcaataacaacatattgcccacatgtgtgtatgGCCCTGTGGGCCTTTACTTGTGTGTactgagctagccgaccagggccaggggagaatcctgaccacaggaacgttcactttatccacaggcccAAACTGAAACAAATGCAGAGTACACCTGATATTTTCTGTTTCAATTTATCAATTTGCT
This sequence is a window from Manis pentadactyla isolate mManPen7 chromosome 5, mManPen7.hap1, whole genome shotgun sequence. Protein-coding genes within it:
- the IGFBP7 gene encoding insulin-like growth factor-binding protein 7 — encoded protein: MERPPPRALLLGAAALLLLVLPLSSSSSSDACGPCEPAACPPLPPRGCPLGETRDACGCCPVCARGEGEPCGGGGAGRGHCAPGMECVKSRKRRKGKAGAAAGGPGASGVCVCKSRYPVCGSDGVTYPSGCQLRAASLQVEGRGEEPVTQVSKGTCEQGPSIVTPPKDIWNVTGAQVYLSCEVIGIPTPVLVWNKVKRGHYGVQRTELLPGDRDNLAIQTRGGPEKHEVTGWVLVSPLSKEDAGEYECHASNSQGQASASAKITVVDALHEIPVKKGEGAEL